DNA from Evansella sp. LMS18:
TTGACAGGTTACATGGGAAATAGCTGACCCCGTTTTTTCTTCAGAGCCTGGAAAATAAAAAAACCTTCTCATCCTGTAAGGGACGAGAAGGAAACCCGCGGTACCACCCTCATAAACAACCCTGTTTAAAAGTTGTTCACTCAGGATTTCTTAACGTGAAATCAGCCGGCACAGCCTACTAAGCAGATAAGCCGTTCAGTGCGCAACTCAAGGGTGATTTTCCATCTGCTTGCTTCGTCAGGCTTTCACCGTCCCTGACTCGCTGGAGAAGTATTGCAAATGTACTGTCCCTGTCAAAGTTTTTCATATAAATTCCAGTTTACCCAGATATAAAATAATTAATAAGTATAGCAAATTAAAAAATCTTATTAAAGTATATGACAAGTGCAATCAATGCGTCAAGTTACCCGTTAACATTCTCGTAGGACTCTTCTTCCTCTTCCTCATTGCTTTTGCTCAGGTCGTCCCAGTCATCAGTGTTAAGCATTTCCAGCTGTGCTTCCAGGAGCATTCTGAAGCGTGTGCGGTACACGGAGGCCTGTTTCTTCAATTCCTCAATTTCAAGGGTTATTTTCCGTGATTTAGAGAGTGATTCATTAATAATGCGGTCGGCATTTTTCTCCGCCTCTTTAATGATCAGCTTAGCTTCTTTGTCAGCGCTTCGCTTCACATCTTCAGCTGTTTCCTGTGCGATGAGGATAGATTTATTAAGCGTAGTTTCAATGGATGAAAAATGGCTTAATTTCTCTTCCAGCTCATCGACACGATCGGCCAGGTCTTTTTTTTCACGAATTACTAATTCATAGTCTTTGATAATCTGATCAAGAAACTCGTTTACTTCGTCTTCATCATAACCGCGAAAGCCGCGGGTGAATTCCTTATTATGGATATCCAATGGTGTTAAAGGCATGTTCTGCCACCTCCAATTAGTTTATTAGGCTATGTCAAAAAGCTGTCAAAAGGAGAGACCGGAACAGTCCCGCCTGCATTTAACTGGAAATACAGCAAGTACATAGTTTATAGTATGTATAATTTCGACATGCTTGTGCTGCCTTCCTGCTGTGCCGACAAATTAACGGGGGAAACCTAACGTTATTCTCCATTTCCCTTTCTTAGTCTGTCCGTCTATTGAAATGACATGGCATCTGCCTTTGCCTCTGAGAGAGATAACATCCTTTACCTCCACTTGGCTGCTCGGATCTTCCTCAGTCTTCCAGTTAAGTTTTACGTCACCGTTCTGTACGAAAGGTTTTACTTTAGAACGGGATATATTAAATGCTTCTGCAAGTACTGTATCAAGGCGAAGTGACGAAACCGTTGCTTCGGAAAATGAGAACTCCTGCTCCACCTTGACAATATCCTTTTCATTTAAGATTTTTTCAAGGGATACTTTTGTTTTTCCGGCGGATGTAAAGTTCCATGTTACAAAATCGGCAACCTCGTCAGCAAGGGCCACCTGAAACCTTGTCCCATCCGTTAAAATATCACCGAACTTTTCCCTTTTCAGGCCTACGTTCATTAAAGCACCGAGGACCTTTCTGTGTTCAAGCTGGGCGAACTTCACCGGATAATTAATTTCGTATACTGAAAGTTCGAAGTCTCCATTTCCAGGTTCAAAATAATCCGGATAGAGCAGTCCCCGTTTTCTTTCCGCCTGTTCATGGCCGCCCCAGAAAGAAATTCTGATGTCGTCGTTCTGACCAATCAGCGACATGGCAATCTCCTGCTGGCGCGGATCAAGGAAATCAGTGAGCTTGGGACGGAACTGATCAGAGGCTATGGATTTCCACTCTAGTACCTGGTCTACGAATGGATGCTCTTCTTTTCGGTAATGTTCATATAAACTCAAGTTATTTCCTCCTGTTTCTAGCGCAGCATGTCAAAGATGAACCCCACACCGTACATGGCAAAGTTAAGGGCAAAAATAGCCACGATTGGTGAGATATCAATCATGCCAAGAGGCGGGATGATCGACCGGAATGGCTGAAGGTACGGCTCCACCAGACGGCCTACCATTCTTCCGAAAGAAGTTTCCCTTGCGTTCGGAAACCATGACATAAATATATAAATAATACAGAGTATCAAGTAAATCTGTATTGCCATCAAGACTAATGATTCAATAGTTCCTATCAAAACTGCTCACCTTCTTTTAAGTATGTTTACTCCTGCATCATTTCGGAGATTGAGCCAGTTACATCCACATTATCTGGAGTACAGAGGAAAATATTCATTCCGAGTTTCTGAATATCCCCACCAATGGCATATACAGTGCCGCTGATGAAATCCACTATTCTCTTAGCCTGTTCACGTGGAAGGCGCTGCAGATTAATTACTACGCTCTTTCGGTTTTTCAGATGGTCGGCTATTTCCTGTACTTCATCATAACTGTGGGGTTCCAGGAGCATCACCTTTGCCTGATTCTGAATGCTGGTGAGGCTGACTACATTTTTCTTTTCCTTTTCAAAGCGGGCAGGTGCCTGTTGTTCAGTTTCCCTGTATTCTTTCTGTTCCGGAAAATCGTCTGTTTCAACTTCTGTTTCAGCATATTCGTCTTCCAGTTCGAAAAACTTCTTAAACTTTCTTTTCATGCTCATTTTTATCACCTCAGCGTTTCTTTTGAGATTATTTTTCCTTGCCTACAAGTGCTGAACCAATCCGGACGAATGTTGCACCTTCTTCCACAGCTACAACATAATCATTTGACATGCCCATGGAGAGTTCATGACATGGAGCATGAGGCAGCTCCATTGCTTCGATTTCCTCTTTTAATTCCCTGAGTCTTCTGAAATAGGGGCGGACTTCCTCCGCGTCTTCCACGAATGGAGCCATTGTCATTAATCCTGTGACTTCTATGGAAGGAAACTCAGCAAGTTGCCTGATGAATGATACTGTCTCCTCGGGCTTAAGCCCTGCTTTACTTTCTTCACCTGAAACATTGACTTGCACAAAACATTTCACTTTTTCATTTTCAGGGGCGCGCTTTTCAATCTCTTTAGCGAGTGATAGCCTGTCCAGAGAATGAATATAATTAAACTGGTTTATCATATGTTTTACTTTTTTTGATTGCAGGCTGCCGATAAAATGCCAGGTCCCTCTTTCTCCAAGAGTTTCCCATTTTTCAACGCCTTCGTCCACCCTGTTTTCTCCCAGATGAACGACCCCTGCATCGAGGGCTTCCTTAGCTCTTTCCATGGAAACATATTTAGTTACTGCGATTATTTTAATATTTTCCTTTTCTCTGTTTGATCTTTCGCAGGCTGCATCAATTTCTTTTTCTATTTCTGTTAAACGATCTTTTACAGACACATTGATACTCCTTCCAATATTCTGGACATGATATGTACTTAATGATATACATATAATAATCATAATGAAACTTTAGCCTTCAGGCAATGAAAATAAAGCGAAACTGCCTTTTTTTTCTACAAAATCCTGTTTTAAACTTACATTTTTTTAATTTATGCTATATTTTGCTGTTGATAATTCTTTTTACAGGACGTTCCTGCGGTTAATTGGCGCAGGTGCAGAGTGCCTGCTTCAATCTGCGCAACTTAGAATTAAAAAGGGACCTTATAAAGTGAACCTTCAATCAGTGGGGGTTTTTATTCATCCCCCACTGATTGTTAGTTGAACCAATCGGGACAGTTTACCGCCAAAGTTAAAACCTCTGCCTGTAAGGGAGAGGTTTTAATCTTTATCCTGATCGCTGGATGATCCACCTGCCTGGCCTGGACCATGGTTTCTGACGAGAATGACATCTGAGCCAATTTTAACGATATTCTTCCAGGGGACTGTTACTTCCTGCTCCCGGTTCAAAAAACCCATCATTCGGCCTCCGCCAATGATAATCGCTTCCACTTTCCCTGTTTCCAGATTAATATCTATATCTGTAATATGGCCCAGAAGTTTTCCGTCCGCCAGATTTACTATATCCTTCGATTGGATATCAGAAATTTTCAGCATGCAGTTCCCTCCCCCCTGTTCTCTACATTCTATGCCTCCCTTGTTCAACTTATTTCTCAATTCCTTATTTCTTTAGTAAACAGAAAAGCCTTCTTCTGTAATTCCCTGCAACAGAAGAAGGCTTCGCATCATTATCTTAATTTCCTCTATTCCTTGGCATGCTTGTTCATTTGCTGAATGGCCGCTTTTTCCAGGCGGGAAACCTGTGCCTGGGAAATCCCTATTTCATCCGCGACCTCCATTTGAGTTTTTCCCTGAAAAAATCTCATGTTCAATATAAGCTTTTCACGGTCATTAAGTCGGATCATTGCTTCTTTTAAAGCAATTTCCTCAATCCACTGAACATCTTTTTGCTTATCATCGCTGATTTGGTCCATCACATAAATTGGATCGCCGCCGTCGTTATAAATAGGCTCAAATAATGAAACAGGATCCTGTATAGCATCCAAAGCAAAGACAATATCTTCTTTCGGAACATCCAGCACCTTAGCAATTTCCTGAACTGTCGGTTCCCGTTCCCTTGTTTTTTCACTCATGAGACTGTCCCTGACCTGTAAAGCCTTGTATGCGATATCTCTAAGTGACCTTGAAACTCTGATTGGATTATTATCCCTCAAATATCTTCTGATTTCACCGATAATCATGGGGACAGCATAAGTGGAGAATTTTACGTTCTGCCCAAGGTCAAAGTTATCGATGGATTTCATAAGCCCAATGCATCCAACCTGGAACAGATCGTCCACATACTCGCCCCGGTTATTAAACCTCTGTATTACACTCAGGACAAGGCGCAGATTCCCATTTACAAGCTTTTCCCGTGCAGTAATATCGCCATTCTGCATTTGTTCGAAAAGCACTCTCATTTCTTTGTTTTTCAACACAGGTAACTTTGATGTGTCCACTCCGCAGATTTCAACTTTATTTCGAGTCAATGCTTTCCCTCCCACCAGGAGCTGATGTTCAAAAATCAGTATCTCCCCGGGAGGGAAAATTATGCAGACTTTCCAGTTCAAAAAATTCAATTGGCCGGCAAACCGCTGTTATATCAATGAAAAAGCTATAACATTTTATTAAATTCTTTTCTGAGTCTTTTTATGATTCGTTTTTCCAGTCTTGAAATATAGGACTGTGAAATTCCCAGCATATCCGCTACATCTTTTTGTGTTTTTTCTTCCCCGCCTGCCAGTCCAAAACGAAGCTCCATGATCTGCTTTTCCCTGTCATTCAGCGTATCCAGTGCTTTAACAAGCAGCTTTCTGTCAACCTTGTCTTCAATTCCTTTCGTAATGATATCTTCTTCCGTTCCTAAAACATCAGAGAGCAATAGTTCATTTCCATCCCAGTCAATATTCAGAGGCTCATCGAAGGACACCTCAGATCGTATTTTATTATTCCTCCTCAGGTACATGAGTATCTCATTTTCAATACAGCGGGAAGCATAAGTAGCAAGCTTGATTTTCTTTTCAGGGTCAAAGGTATTGACCGCTTTTATAAGGCCGATTGTTCCAATACTGATAAGATCCTCGATATTAATCCCTGTATTCTCAAATTTCCTCGCAATATATACGACCAGCCTTAAGTTACGTTCTATAAGAATGGAGCGGACCGCTTCATCCCCATTTGGAAGCCGTTCAAGCAGATCTGCTTCCTCTTCCTTCGTTAAAGGCGGAGGAAGGGCCTCGCTCCCGCCTATGTAAAATACTTCATCAGATTTAATCTTTAGTTTGATTAAAATCCGGTACCACCAAAGCCTCAGCCTCATTTTCCATTTCTTCATGTTGCTTCCCCCTTTAGTAAATTGCACTGTTTATCCCGATGTAACCGTCCGTAAATCTCCCGCCTCAAAACATGAGTGGAAGCGGAGATGTTCAGGGGGAGATAACGGACGCTAACATCCCGATTGGTTCGACTAACAATCAGTAGGGGATGAATAACCCCCCCACTGATTGAAGGGTCACTTTATGAAGTCAGCTTTTTCTTTTGCATCATCTTAGGGTGCAGTAAACAATCAAAATCCTGCCGGTCAGATAACTTCGTGCTGCTCATGCCTATCAGCACATGCTTCATACTATAAGACCGGCCACTTTCATAGACAGTAACGTTGTCCGGTTTGACAGCCCACATAAAGTGTTGCGTCTCTCCAACAGTTCTGTACGGAAGTAATGTAAGCTTGCCCTCGAACTGTTCCGGAAGTTCCTCGTATGCCAGGTGAGATTTATTAATGAAACTCACAACAGATGGAGGAAACTGATCACCCGCTTCATTCATATCAATAATCATTACAGGGCGCTTTGTGACAGGGTCCTCCAGCCTGTTTCCACTATCCACAAAGCCTTTTAATTGAAAAGTCATTCCAGCCGCACTCACTGTAACAGGATATATTTCATCGTATTTCATCTTCTCAGTTTCAACTGCTTCCAGCCTCTGTTTCGAATAAAAGTAAACGATCGGAAAACCAAGAACAACAAACAGCCAGCTTACAGGGGAGCCGAGACCGCTTGTATAAGTTGCAAAAGTTCCCTTCACGAAGGCAGTGTCTGCCTGGAGAAAAAAATGCAGTCCGAGTAACCCACCTCCTGCTGCAAAGTTTACGAAATAAAACATGAACCAAGCCTGTAAAAAGTGTTTTAACCGATGGAAACCAAAAGCCAGGTAAACAATGACAAGAGAATAGCAAACCTTAATCAGCGGATTAACAGCCAGTGATTCCAGTGGGGTAAAAAGAATCAACACGTATATGGATGCGAACAATGCTCCAAAAAATAAACGGGCCTTACTTACTTTTCTTTTTAATACAGTGGCGGTCAATAATAATAGCATCAAGTCTATCAAAAAGTTCAGCAGCCAGATTATATCAAGATAAATGTGCAAAACAGCCACCATCCAAAGGAATTTGAAACTAAGTATAGCTTATGCATAAATTTAAGTCTGTCACTATTTGCCAGGGATCAGCTACTTATTTTGACTGTTTTTCTTTCATCTTGTCACGCCTGCAAAGTAATAGTTCAGGAGATTAGTAGGGTACTATGAAGAATGATTTTTTCGGGGGTTAATATATACCGGGCGATAGATCTTCCCGGCAGTAAAGAAAACTCGCCGATTGGCGAGCCTTAAGTCGAAGACAGAGGCGTAGTTGCACTTATACTATAGCCCTAAAAATTTTCTCTGCGCCGAATCAACTTCCCTGCTAAAATTTTATACTTTCATATAGTGCAAAAAAGAGAGCTTCCCAGTACATCACTGGGTTGCTCTCTTCTGTTCAGTAATTTCCGTATAACTTAATTTCTTTTCCTGCGATTGCGCAGGAACGTAGGAATATCAAGCGTATCATGTTCATCTTCCGCAGGCTGCGGCTTTTGAGGAGCCTGCTGGTTTGAGGAGGATTCCTGCTGAGGTTCCTGCCTCATTGATGATGAAGGCTTGTTCCTTTGCATTGTAGAAGGCTGGCGCTTTGGAGCAGGCTTTTCAGCCGGCTTATCGTCAAACCCTGTTGCAATTACTGTTACTACTATTTCATCTTTAAGGTTCTCATTGATGACAGAGCCGAAGATCATATTTACTTCGCTGTCGGATGCTGTTGAAACTATCTCAGCAGCTTCGTGAACTTCAAACAGGCTGAGGTTTGCTCCACCTGTAATATTCATTAATACTCCCTGTGCTCCATCAATTGATGTTTCAAGCAGAGGAGATGAAATTGCTTTTTTCGCAGCTTCCGCAGCTCTGTTTTCTCCTGTGGCTACACCGATCCCCATCAAAGCAGAACCTTTTTCGCTCATGATCGTTTTCACATCAGCAAAATCAAGGTTAATCAGGCCGGGAACAGCAATAAGATCCGAAATACCCTGAACACCCTGGCGGAGAACATTATCTGCCTCACGGAATGCCTCAAGCATCGGAGTGTTCTTGTCCACAATTTCTAGAAGACGGTCGTTCGGAATAACGATCAGAGTATCCACTTTTTCTTTCAGAGAGGAAATACCGCCGCCTGCCTGAGTCATTCTTTTTCTTCCTTCGAAAGTAAACGGGCGTGTCACAACCCCTACTGTCAATGCGCCAAGTTCCTTTGCTATTTCCGCAATAACAGGAGCTGCGCCAGTACCAGTTCCGCCTCCCATTCCGGCAGTAATGAACACCATGTCCGCGCCGCCAAGAACTTCTTCAATTTGCTCACGGCTCTCTTCAGCAGCCTTTTTACCAACATCAGGGTTAGCACCTGCTCCGAGACCTCTTGTAAGCTTACCGCCTAATTGCAGTTTCGTTTCAGCTTTCGAAAGATTCAGTGCCTGTGCATCCGTGTTTACAGCTATAAAGTCAACACCCTGAAGACCATTTTCAATCATACGGTTAACAGCGTTGCTTCCGCCGCCGCCAACCCCGATTACTTTTATAGTTGCTAATTGATCTGAATCCATTTCAAATTCCAACATTTTTTGTTCCCCCAATCCATCATGGTTCACCAAACAAATTTGTGTTCTATTCAAAAAATACTTTAAACCAATTCGATACTTTTTTCTTCACTCCAGGCCCTTCCTTTGGCTGTTTCTTCTTCGGGGCTGATTTTTCTTTGCGTTCATTTCGTTCCTTCGTTTCAACCTGGTTGTCTGCTTCAGAGATGTTGCTTACTCCTGAAGCAACTTCCTTACCCTGAATTCTGATGTTTCTGTGTGCAAAGGTGATCAGGCCAACTCCGTTTGTATACTGTGGCTCCCGAACGCCTATGTAATCCGGTATCGCAATACGGACATTTTTCTGCAGTACATCTCTTGCAAGTTCAAGAACACCTGGAATCTTCGCTGTCCCACCGGTAAGAACGTAGCCCCCCGGCAGTTCCGAATATCCCATTCTCTGAATTTCTTTCAGAGCAAGCTGGAGAATTTCTTCAATCCTTGGTTCAATTATATTAGCAAGCTGCCATTGTGAAAACTCCTGCTTCTGGTCGCTGCCAATCTCCGAAACTTCAAACGTTTCATCATCGGAGGCATATTCAATAAAAGCATGTCCGTTTTCTATTTTCACTTTCTCCGCTTCGTCCGTAGAAGTACGTAAACCAACGGAAATATCATTCGTAATATGGCTTCCGCCAACAGGGATTTGTTTAGTTCCCTGAAGTGTTCCATTTTCGAAAACGGAAACAGTCGTGGAACCACCGCCCATATCAATCAGGGCAACTCCCAGGCTTCTTTCATCCTTTGAAAGTGCAATTGATCCTGCAGCTAATGGCTGAAGGGCAATATCTGCCACATGCAGCCCTGCTTTCTCAACACATCTCAATACATTATGTAACATTGTCCTGGAACCAGTAATTATCGTTCCTTCCATTTCAAGACGGACGCCTATCATCCCACGGGGGTCATTGATTTCGTCCAGCCCGTCTACGATAAACTGCTTTGGTATTACGTCAATAATTTCTCTTTCGGGAGGGATGGATACCACCTGCGCGGCATCTATAACTCTTGTAATATCTTCGTCCCCTATCTCCCGGTCTTCACTGGATACGGCAACAACACCATGACAAGGCTGCAATTGTATATGGTTACCTGTTACTCCAACAATAACATTCTGAATGGAAAGACCTATCATTCTTTCAGCCTTTTCAACTGCATTCCTTATTGACTGGACTGTAGCATCTATATCCACGATGGAACCCTTTTTGATTCCTTCAGAGCTTGTTTCTCCGACTCCAATGATGTTCAGCGTTCCATTGATCATTTCACCTATAACAACGCGAACACATGATGTGCCGATATCTAATGTGACGTATGTGTCATGGTTGTTCATTGGCTGGCACCTCCTACCTGCATTCAATTCTATCTACTAGCATAACATATGAATCATACGGGAGTTATGAAATGTATTCAACATTCAAGTCCCATTCCCTCTTTTTTTCGGCGCTTTTTAACCGAAAACTGAAGTTAAATCTCTTCATCCTGCGTTTCTTTCTTTATTTTACGCTTTTCCAGCCATTTATTCAGCAGAATTCTTCTGATTAAGGCGATGTTATGGAACAGCCTTACCCCAAAAGCAAAAACGGCGGCTAAATATAAGTCTACACCAAGATGGACACCCAGAAAAGCTAAACCCGCAGCTAAAAGAATATTAGTAAAAAAACCAGTTAAAAAGACTTTATCTTCGAAAACATCCTCCAGATGCGCCCGTATTCCTCCAATTAAAGTGTCAAGCGCCGCAAGAACAGCAATTGACAAATAACTTGAATACTGATCAGGAACTCTGAATTCAGTAAAAAGCCCAAGGAGGATACCGATCAAAAGCCCCATGACAGGAAGCCACATTTTAAGAGTCCTCCTTTATCAGTTCCATATGGCGCACTCTCATTGGTTTATCATACGCTGGCAAAACTAACTCTGTAACAGTGCTTGATTCGAGTGACAGATTTTCATAAGAAAACATTTCCCTTGAGGAGGAAGACATCATCGCATAATGGAGCCCTTCCGGATCGTCAGTAATCACTCTTACTCTCAAGGGAAACTGGGTAACCCGGCTGCTGTTGACTAACGTCACCCCGTTCGCCTCCCTGATTGCAGAAGTGGAAACTACTCTCTGGCTGGCTACAGCTATTTCAGAGGCGCCGTTAATGTTTAATTCATTAATCAGCATTCTTAGCAGATACGGAGGTACAGACCTTATTGCCCCCCCGTCAAAGTTTTCATCGAAGACAGGGGAGATTTCCAGTATAACGCCTGGACCGCTCACCTCAGTGAGCCCAGCTCTGTACTTCAGTTCCTCCATTGCAGACTCCATAACTTCTTCCACATCTCCACCCTGCTGGAGCTGAGAGAGATGTTCAAGCTGTTTTGCAATCTCCTCATTCAGCTCCTGCTGCCTTTCTTTTTCACTGGTCAGGGCCTGCTGGAGCTCCATGATGTTTCTCGTATCCCGGACTTCCACTTCTTTCGTGCTCTGAAACAGGACAGCGACCATAAAACCGAGGACAGCAGTGACTATAGTAAATGTATATATGCGCCCTTTCACGCTATCACCCGCTTTCAGCAGTATCAGAGTAGTATGGCTCAAGCACCACTTCTCTCTGCTTCTCAATCCTCACATCAATATTTTCACTCACCAGCTGGTCAGTGACGCCTCCAGCCATGTTCAATGCGCTGTTTAATGTTTCACTGTCCCCTATCGCAGTAATTTCAAAGGGAGCAAAAGAGACTCGCCCGTCTACTTCTATAACCGGTCCAATACATTGAATGTACGAACGGTGGCTGATTCGGAAGCCATTAACAGCAACAGCTTCCGCCCCTGTCACCAGCAGTTCATCGATAACCTTCTGAATATGCTGTTCATGGACAATATAGTTATTCGGGTTCTCCCCGTCAGGTATGTAGTCTGCATCGTGAAGAGTTATACTTATTCCCTCACCTGCCACCCCTACTGTCCCTGTGACCATACGGAGCCTTTCTATATCTTCCACAAGATTAAAATATCTTCGCTGGTTATTTGCCGCTTCTTCCTCGATCTCAGAAATGCGCGCCTGGATATCCCGCAATTCCTCCCCAAGCTGTTTATTCGCTTCCTGTTCATCAAGAATTTCATTTCTCAGCTCGTCCTCCGCTTTCCATTGAGAACTGGATATGTATGCGGAAGAAGACTGGCTTTCATTTGCTTCATTAGCAAACTGGTAGCTTAGTGCGGCAATAAACCCGGTAACTAATAAAACAAATGAAAAAATTACATGTTTACCCTTCACTCTCACCTTCTTCTTCCTCCCCCGTTTCAAAACTTTCAAAATAAGGGTTCATACGCATATGAACGATACCTTCGCTGCCTGGTTCAAGCTGTTCAACTACTGAAGGGTACGGGGCTATCCTTTCAGAAAACCTGCGGACAGTAGAATGGACCGTAAATCCGTCATTCATGTAAACTACTACTCTTGTCGGATCGTTTTCGGCAGGAGACAGGTGAATTTCAGAGATTCTGTTTTTCATTGCGTCAGATACAGAAGAAAGTTCCTCCGCCATCTGCTCCTTGAGCTCTGAATCGGAAAAACCAACTAATATTGGCGCATCGTACGGAGATACAGAAAGGGATATATCCCCAGTCAGCAGCTCTCCCGTCTCAAGTAATGGAAAAAACTCCTCATTCTCCTTTATATAAGCAACCCTGTCGTATTCCTCTACATGAATCTCTACTGTATTCGGCCACTGACGGGATAATTCAGCTTCAGCTATCTGCGGGTGGGTAAGTATTTTTGAGGCAACCTCCTCGCTGTTTAAGCGCCACATGCTTACTTCCGGAATCAATTCAGAGTTTTCAACAATCCAGTCCTCCGGGACATATTGTGCCCCGATTACCTCAACTGCTCTCACGTGGCTGAAGGAAGACTGAAAATAAGCAACCAGTGTCATTAACAGGAAGAAAGCAGAAACATACAGGATCATTCTTCGGTTTGCCCTCTGACGCCGGCGCTCTTTTAACGTTGGAATTCTTTCTTCTAACTCGACAATATTTTTATCATTCATCTGTCTTTCCTCCATTGTATAGCATGGCGCAGTTTGAGAAAACCTGATTTTTACACTAATCGACAAAAAATTAAAAAACTTGTCCGCCTTTTGTTTATTTGTGCCCCAGCAAGAAATGATCTTTAACTATGCCTTCCGCATTTACCCACCAGTTCTGTTATCCACAGCCTGGGTACAGCCTGCTTCCGGAAAACCCGGCTGACAGGAAACTACAATGATTTCCCGCCAGTCTCAGCTGTTGATATAAGCTTTTCAGTGGTGCTGCAATTTTAATGATCCCCTACCTGTTCAACTTCTGTTTCCATTTTGACGCCAAATTTCTCATGGATGGTAGTCTGTACGTGTTTAATCAGGTCCATAACATCTTTTGCAGTCGCGTCTCCATTGTTAACGATAAAGTTTGCATGAATGTCCGAAATCTGTGCCCCGCCAACGGAATATCCTTTCAGCCCTGCTTCTTCAATAAGCCTTCCTGCATATTTAGGGAGAGGGTTTCTGAATACACTACCGCACGTAGGGTGTTTAAAAGGCTGTGACTCCCTGCGGTAATCTTTATTAGCCTGCATTTCTTTCGTTATTTTTTCTTTATCGCCTTTTTGAATATTAAATTCTGCTTCCACACAAATTCCGTCCTCTTTCTGCAGGCGGGAAGTTCTGTAGGAATAGTCCATCTCTTCATTTGTGTACCATTTAAAGCTCCCGTCAGGAAGAAGAATAAGAGCTCTTTTTAATATTTTTGATATATCTGAACCATGTGCCCCGGCGTTCATGAAAACAGCTCCGCCTATTGTCCCTGGAATTCCACCTGCAAACTCGAAACCTGAAAATCCTTGCTTACTGATCAGTGTAGTAAGTTTAATTACGGAGTATCCGGCGGTTACTCTCAATAGTTTTTCATCTTTAATTTCGTAATGAGCGAAGTTTTCACCGAATTTAATGACTACCCCATTTATACCTTTATCGGAAACGAGCAGATTCGAACCTTTTCCGACAACGAGCCATGGCACTCCGGCAGCAATGATCTCCTTCATGGCAGTCTGCAGGTTTTCCGCTGTATCTGGTTCGTAAAAAATCCTGGCAGGCCCGCCAATTTTCCACGTCGTGTGATTTTTCAAAGGTTCGTTTTCTTTTATTTTCCCAACATTAAGTTCTTCCAGTTTCCTTAATAAGTTTTCCATCATTACCTCCATCAAAGGTTGTTTTTAACCAAGGTGTTTATTTCATTCTTTTATAAAAATCCAATACGGCTGAGTTGGAATGTTATAAGATTCATCTCTTTGAAGCTAATACGTCATGACTCATAATAAAATTTCATGTCTCTTACTATTATAGCGCAAAAA
Protein-coding regions in this window:
- the ftsZ gene encoding cell division protein FtsZ codes for the protein MLEFEMDSDQLATIKVIGVGGGGSNAVNRMIENGLQGVDFIAVNTDAQALNLSKAETKLQLGGKLTRGLGAGANPDVGKKAAEESREQIEEVLGGADMVFITAGMGGGTGTGAAPVIAEIAKELGALTVGVVTRPFTFEGRKRMTQAGGGISSLKEKVDTLIVIPNDRLLEIVDKNTPMLEAFREADNVLRQGVQGISDLIAVPGLINLDFADVKTIMSEKGSALMGIGVATGENRAAEAAKKAISSPLLETSIDGAQGVLMNITGGANLSLFEVHEAAEIVSTASDSEVNMIFGSVINENLKDEIVVTVIATGFDDKPAEKPAPKRQPSTMQRNKPSSSMRQEPQQESSSNQQAPQKPQPAEDEHDTLDIPTFLRNRRKRN
- a CDS encoding cell division protein FtsQ/DivIB, whose product is MNDKNIVELEERIPTLKERRRQRANRRMILYVSAFFLLMTLVAYFQSSFSHVRAVEVIGAQYVPEDWIVENSELIPEVSMWRLNSEEVASKILTHPQIAEAELSRQWPNTVEIHVEEYDRVAYIKENEEFFPLLETGELLTGDISLSVSPYDAPILVGFSDSELKEQMAEELSSVSDAMKNRISEIHLSPAENDPTRVVVYMNDGFTVHSTVRRFSERIAPYPSVVEQLEPGSEGIVHMRMNPYFESFETGEEEEGESEG
- a CDS encoding DUF881 domain-containing protein, translated to MKGRIYTFTIVTAVLGFMVAVLFQSTKEVEVRDTRNIMELQQALTSEKERQQELNEEIAKQLEHLSQLQQGGDVEEVMESAMEELKYRAGLTEVSGPGVILEISPVFDENFDGGAIRSVPPYLLRMLINELNINGASEIAVASQRVVSTSAIREANGVTLVNSSRVTQFPLRVRVITDDPEGLHYAMMSSSSREMFSYENLSLESSTVTELVLPAYDKPMRVRHMELIKEDS
- the ftsA gene encoding cell division protein FtsA produces the protein MNNHDTYVTLDIGTSCVRVVIGEMINGTLNIIGVGETSSEGIKKGSIVDIDATVQSIRNAVEKAERMIGLSIQNVIVGVTGNHIQLQPCHGVVAVSSEDREIGDEDITRVIDAAQVVSIPPEREIIDVIPKQFIVDGLDEINDPRGMIGVRLEMEGTIITGSRTMLHNVLRCVEKAGLHVADIALQPLAAGSIALSKDERSLGVALIDMGGGSTTVSVFENGTLQGTKQIPVGGSHITNDISVGLRTSTDEAEKVKIENGHAFIEYASDDETFEVSEIGSDQKQEFSQWQLANIIEPRIEEILQLALKEIQRMGYSELPGGYVLTGGTAKIPGVLELARDVLQKNVRIAIPDYIGVREPQYTNGVGLITFAHRNIRIQGKEVASGVSNISEADNQVETKERNERKEKSAPKKKQPKEGPGVKKKVSNWFKVFFE
- a CDS encoding DUF881 domain-containing protein, whose protein sequence is MRVKGKHVIFSFVLLVTGFIAALSYQFANEANESQSSSAYISSSQWKAEDELRNEILDEQEANKQLGEELRDIQARISEIEEEAANNQRRYFNLVEDIERLRMVTGTVGVAGEGISITLHDADYIPDGENPNNYIVHEQHIQKVIDELLVTGAEAVAVNGFRISHRSYIQCIGPVIEVDGRVSFAPFEITAIGDSETLNSALNMAGGVTDQLVSENIDVRIEKQREVVLEPYYSDTAESG
- a CDS encoding small basic family protein, whose protein sequence is MWLPVMGLLIGILLGLFTEFRVPDQYSSYLSIAVLAALDTLIGGIRAHLEDVFEDKVFLTGFFTNILLAAGLAFLGVHLGVDLYLAAVFAFGVRLFHNIALIRRILLNKWLEKRKIKKETQDEEI